The following DNA comes from Peromyscus leucopus breed LL Stock chromosome 2, UCI_PerLeu_2.1, whole genome shotgun sequence.
GTTTGACGGCTGGGAGGCAACCGAGAAGAAGGAGGAAGCGGTGGCGGTAGCTGCCGGGACGGCTGCGGCTGGCGTCGAGGTGGTCGCGGCGACGCGGGCCAGGGAGTGAGTGGCGGCGGCCGGGCGGGCGGGCTGGGCGGCGGGCCCGATGTGGCTGCAGCAGCGCCTGAAGGGGCTGCCAGGGCTGCTGTCGAGCAGCTGGGCCCGCCGCCTCCTCTGCCTGCTcggcctcctgctgctgctcctctggTTCGGGAGCTCCGGAgcgcggcgggcggcgggcggcctGCGCTTGCCGTCCTGGGCCCACAGCGAGCCGGGCGCCGCCGAGCCGTCCGCCTGCCTGGAGGCGGCCACCCGTGCGTGGCGCGGCCTGCGTGATCGCGGCGAGGCGGTGCCGCTGGGCCCCGGGGTGCCAGCCCTGGTGGCCAACGGCTTTCTGGCTCTGGACGCCACCTACAACCGGCTGTGGGTGACGCCCGGAGAGCGGGAGCCTGCGGTGGCGCCGGACTTCGTGCCCTTCGTGCAGCTGCGCCCGCTGAATGTgctggctgaggctggagaggcgGTGCTGCTGCTGCGGGAGGGCCTGCTTCGCCGAGTGCGCTGCCTGCAGCTGGGGACCCCGGGCTCGGGCCCTGCCTCTGGTGTCGCCGGGCCTGCTCCGGCCTCCGGGCTCTCCGCGGGGTCGGGCCGTGACTGCGTGCTACTGCAGGAGGACTTCCTAGCGCACCGAGGCCGACCCCATGTCTATCTGCAGCGCATCCAGCTCAACAACCCCACGGAGCGTGTGGCCGCGTTGCAGACTGTGGGGCCCACAGCGGGCCCAGTCCCCAAGTCCTTcaccagcactctggagaaggTCGGAGATCATCAGTTTCTCCTCTACTCGGGCCGGTCCACACCCCTTCCATCGGGGCTGGTGCACCTGGTAGTGGTGGCCTCTAAGAAGTTAGTGAACCGGCTCCAGGTGGCTCCCAAGACACAGCTGGATGAGACGGTGCTGTGGGTGGTGCATGTCTCTGGTCCCATCCACCCCCAGGTGCTCAAAAGCAAAGGAGCCAAGGAGCTCAAGGCGCTGCAGGACTTGGCAAGGAAGGAAATGCTGGAGCTGTTGGAGATGCCCGCCTCGGAGCTGCTTCAGGATCACCAGCACCTCTGGGCCCAGCTGTTCAGCCCAGGTGAGGCCTTGATGGGGGCTTGGTACACAGTCTCCACTCTGCACCAGTGTGCATATGGTCCACTTTAGAAATGTTCTCCATGCTCTGCAGTGGTCACACCGAGGGTTAGAACTTGGGCTTGTGTAAAGGGTTGAATCTCTTCCTAACCTTTGAATCTGTATGATCTAGGCTCTATGGTCTTAGCTTTCTGAGCCTTGACAGTAAGTTTTATGGGGTTTTAATGAAAATCTGGGTGTAAAGGTTCagttttattgtttgttcttGGCCTTGAGGCCTGACCTGAGCAgatgaagggttttgttttgtgtggggaGGGGGTCAGTTCGTAAAGAATAAACCTTCAGGGAGGAtaccccacccctcactccctaCACTTTGCTTTGCCCACCACAACCTACCTGGGCCTGACCTCAGCTTCTAATGTTTGAGATTGCCATTGTGGCTGCAGATATTTTTACCAGACTACTGGAGGCTTCTTCCAGTGCGTTGGAATGTGCATGCTAAATGAAAactttactttgttgttgttgttgttgttttaatactCTTATTTGTTCTTTGCAAGTGAAAACCTTTCCTGTCACCTGTTACAGAAAATGCAGTCGTAGTACTGAGTTTTGGTTTCCAGGGTTACAGTTATCGGCACCGTGTGGTTGTGCAGAGGGAGTTTAGTTCATTCAACAGGTATCTATTCATCAAGTGCTTTTGCCGGAGGCTGTTGGACAAGTGAGCAAAAGGAGTTCTTGTTCAAGCAGTGTTTGCCTGAGtctggaggggatgggggggggcaggagcaTGAACATTTTAAGTGAGACAGCTCTTAGAATGGAAAGTGCCGTGGAGAAAGTGAGCGGTGGAGTGCTGGTGGGAGCGAGGGCTGGGGGCTGCTGTCTGCTCCCTGGCCTGAGTCACGTGACAGGGACGTGGGCACTCAGCCTGGAGACTGCCCTAAACAGGAGCAGGTTGAGCTGGTGATGAGCAGCAACAGGGTGGTGTGTGAGCTTGAAGCCTTGAGGAAGAACAGGAATTTTCTTGAGACGGGAAGGTGGGAGTCGTCAGAGTATATATAGACTGAGGGGCATGGACCCAGGTAAGCGGTTCCTGGGGAGCCCAGGGGAGGAGGAGATACCGGGTTGTGACATGGGGATAGAAGTGGTGCACTTTGGTGTTTTGGGAGGTAGGACTGTTGGGCCGTGGTTTGGCTGTGGGAAGTGAGACTGTGGACAGCTCCCTGATTTGAGGGTGTGAATGGTTGCTTGGAAATAACTAGGGGGAGCCTTGGTTGGGGATGAAAGTTCACAGAGGTCAGTTATGCCTTTCAGATATCCAGGTGCAGACGCTGAGAGGGTGATCAGCCCTATGACTCTAGAGGCCATGTCATTAAAAGCCACAGCACTAAACCAGATTAAGGTACTTTCATCTATAACCTCAGTGCTCAGGAGTGAGGCAGAAGGacgatgtgagttcaaggccagcctgtgctacatagagagaccccatctccaaatgaagaaacaaatttgAATAAGATCACATATTAAAATAGCTGTATTAGGGACTGGAGGACTAGCCCAGTGGgtacaagcactggctgctctttgagaggacctgctgccagcatccacagggcagcccacagtgggctatAACTCCAGTCTTAAGGCATCAAGGtcgtcttctggcctcccagggctctgtgcataaATTATGCACAGAgacacttacatatatacatacataaaataattttttaagctaTAGTTATTGGAGAGAGTGATAGAAGAACCAGCCAGTATTGACTAGGACACAAATGACACCTGGTTGGGTGATAAGACCTGACCCATGTGTGTTGTGCTCAGCTCTGGCAGGAGGTCCCACAGACCCTAGCTGGTCATGTTAGATGTCCTATTACTTAACTCTTTGCATCGCTGTGACAAAAGCAACTGACtgaagaaggtttattttggcttgtagtTCAGAGGCACAGCCCATCGTAGTGGGGGCTGGATGCTGGGACTCAGCTCGATGTTTCCTTGTACTCAGTCCTGGACCTCAGCCCGTGGTATAGGACCCCCAAcatttaaggtggatcttcccacctcaatctaATGTAGAAACTCTTCCATAGACGTGCCCGGAGGTTTGTTTCTGTGACAATTCTAAATCCCACCAAGATGAGTGAAGATTTTCATCTCAGGAAGTCAGGATGGCTCTACCATACCCAGGGCACCAAGTTGCTGTCCTTTATTACTGAACACAAAGCTCCACCTTTTTTCGTCCTGGTCTTCCATTTCCTTTGCCTCCAGCCAGGCCTTTCCCTAATGTGCAGCCTTTGTGGTGTTACAGGTGTGGAGATGAAGAAGATTACAGATGCCCACACGCCGTCTGGCCTGACCGTGAACCTGACGCTGTACTACATGCTCTCCTGCTCTCCAGCCCCGCTGCTCAACCCTTCTCTGAGCCACAGGGAGCGAGACCAAATGGAAGCAACACTCAACTATGAAGATCACTGTTTCAGCGGCCATGCCACCATGCATGCCGAGAACCTGTGGCCAGGCCAGCTCTCCTCGGTGCAGCAGATCCTGCAGCTGGC
Coding sequences within:
- the Kiaa2013 gene encoding uncharacterized protein KIAA2013 homolog; its protein translation is MWLQQRLKGLPGLLSSSWARRLLCLLGLLLLLLWFGSSGARRAAGGLRLPSWAHSEPGAAEPSACLEAATRAWRGLRDRGEAVPLGPGVPALVANGFLALDATYNRLWVTPGEREPAVAPDFVPFVQLRPLNVLAEAGEAVLLLREGLLRRVRCLQLGTPGSGPASGVAGPAPASGLSAGSGRDCVLLQEDFLAHRGRPHVYLQRIQLNNPTERVAALQTVGPTAGPVPKSFTSTLEKVGDHQFLLYSGRSTPLPSGLVHLVVVASKKLVNRLQVAPKTQLDETVLWVVHVSGPIHPQVLKSKGAKELKALQDLARKEMLELLEMPASELLQDHQHLWAQLFSPGVEMKKITDAHTPSGLTVNLTLYYMLSCSPAPLLNPSLSHRERDQMEATLNYEDHCFSGHATMHAENLWPGQLSSVQQILQLADLWKLTLQKRGCKGLVKVGAPGILQGMVLSFGGLQFTENHLQFQADPEVLHNSYALHGIRYKNDHINLAVLVDAEGKPYLHVSVESRGQPVKIYACEAGCLRDPVELTSEPGGHTFSVMVTQPITPLLYISTDLTHLQDLRHTLHLKAILAHDEHMAQQDPGLPFLFWFSVTSLITLFHLFLFKLIYNEYCGPGAKPLFRSKEDPSV